A region from the Serinibacter arcticus genome encodes:
- a CDS encoding MBL fold metallo-hydrolase encodes MRLTVLGCSGSMPSPTSAASSYLLQADDADGRTRSVLLDLGSGAFGPLQRHLDPHEIDAVLLSHLHPDHCADVTALAVWLQYGPGSPGPRVLVYGPEGTAERLAELSMTTTAEVAAIFDVRTFADGVAVEIAGLQVTPHAVLHPVPAFGVRIVGPREDRTAPASLGYTGDTDHCDGALRVAADVDLLLAEAAFGEHETVRGIHLTGSRAGAVASDGGARRLVLTHLQPWADADAITAAAAARFDGELAVATPGATFEV; translated from the coding sequence ATGAGGCTCACCGTGCTGGGCTGCTCGGGCTCGATGCCCTCGCCCACGTCCGCCGCGTCCAGCTACCTGCTGCAGGCCGACGACGCCGACGGCCGCACCCGCAGCGTGCTCCTCGACCTCGGGTCGGGCGCGTTCGGTCCGCTGCAGCGCCACCTCGACCCGCACGAGATCGACGCCGTCCTGCTCAGCCACCTCCATCCCGACCACTGCGCCGACGTCACGGCGCTCGCCGTCTGGCTGCAGTACGGTCCCGGGTCGCCCGGCCCGCGGGTGCTCGTCTACGGGCCGGAGGGGACGGCGGAGCGGCTGGCCGAGCTGTCGATGACGACGACGGCGGAGGTCGCCGCGATCTTCGACGTCCGGACCTTTGCCGACGGCGTCGCCGTCGAGATCGCCGGGCTGCAGGTGACGCCGCACGCGGTGCTCCACCCGGTGCCGGCCTTCGGCGTGCGGATCGTGGGCCCGCGCGAGGACCGGACCGCTCCGGCGTCGCTCGGCTACACGGGCGACACCGACCACTGCGACGGCGCGCTGCGCGTGGCCGCCGACGTCGACCTCCTGCTGGCCGAGGCCGCGTTCGGCGAGCACGAGACCGTGCGCGGCATCCACCTCACCGGCTCGCGCGCCGGCGCCGTGGCGTCCGACGGCGGTGCTCGCCGCCTCGTGCTGACGCACCTGCAGCCGTGGGCGGACGCCGACGCGATCACCGCGGCCGCGGCCGCGCGGTTCGACGGCGAGCTCGCCGTCGCCACGCCGGGCGCGACGTTCGAGGTCTGA
- the murI gene encoding glutamate racemase: protein MQRDLPIGIFDSGVGGLTVARAVLDQLPHEAVRYLGDTARTPYGPRPIAQVRSYSLEMLDTLVHSGVKALVIACNSASSAVLRDARERYEPAGIPVLEVIHPAVRRAVAATRTGRVGVIGTNATISSRSYEDAFAAAPHLELFTQACPAFVEYVEQGITSGTSVLDAARTYLEPLREAQVDALVLGCTHYPLLTGVISYVMGDGVTLVSSAEETAKDLYRTLVSADLLRQDAAPAPRHEFLATGDTRAFRTLARRFLGPEVPDVHDAVEVTGELPRVVLR, encoded by the coding sequence ATGCAGCGCGACCTCCCCATCGGCATCTTCGACTCCGGCGTCGGGGGGCTGACGGTGGCGCGCGCCGTGCTCGACCAGCTGCCGCACGAGGCCGTGCGCTACCTCGGCGACACCGCGCGCACGCCCTACGGCCCCCGCCCGATCGCCCAGGTGCGCTCCTACTCCCTGGAGATGCTCGACACGCTCGTCCACTCCGGGGTGAAGGCGCTCGTCATCGCCTGCAACTCCGCCTCCTCCGCCGTGCTGCGCGACGCGCGCGAGCGCTACGAGCCGGCCGGCATCCCCGTGCTGGAGGTGATCCACCCCGCCGTCCGCCGCGCCGTCGCGGCCACCCGCACCGGTCGGGTCGGCGTCATCGGGACCAACGCCACGATCTCCTCGCGCTCCTACGAGGACGCCTTCGCCGCCGCCCCGCACCTGGAGCTGTTCACGCAGGCCTGCCCCGCGTTCGTGGAGTACGTCGAGCAGGGCATCACGTCGGGCACCTCGGTGCTCGACGCCGCTCGCACCTACCTCGAGCCGCTGCGCGAGGCGCAGGTCGACGCGCTCGTGCTGGGCTGCACGCACTACCCGCTGCTCACCGGCGTCATCAGCTACGTGATGGGCGACGGCGTCACGCTCGTCTCCTCCGCGGAGGAGACCGCCAAGGACCTCTACCGCACGCTCGTCTCGGCCGACCTGCTGCGCCAGGACGCCGCTCCCGCCCCGCGGCACGAGTTCCTCGCGACGGGGGACACCCGCGCGTTCCGGACTCTCGCGCGCCGCTTCCTCGGGCCCGAGGTGCCCGACGTCCACGACGCCGTCGAGGTCACCGGCGAGCTGCCGCGGGTGGTCCTGCGATGA
- a CDS encoding DUF2017 family protein → MHAFRRTRSGYVTRLDPTERAIVASVVGDVAELLGYGVADVQAPTDGDAPTQPDGGATGGATGDDGFPQLHWSEPDEADALVPDDPALARLLPPGSEDDDVAAEHRRLTEDSVRRSKGERLRRVWWDLSRGEDEIRVPDDRAMVWAGALTDVRLVLAQRLGVEDAEAAERLQEVAASGDDEVSRALASLYLALSWLQESLLEAMLSELPDTA, encoded by the coding sequence ATGCACGCGTTCCGCCGCACCCGCTCCGGCTACGTCACCCGGCTCGACCCGACCGAGCGCGCGATCGTGGCCTCGGTCGTCGGCGACGTCGCCGAGCTGCTCGGCTACGGCGTCGCGGACGTCCAGGCTCCGACCGACGGCGACGCGCCCACCCAGCCCGACGGCGGGGCCACCGGCGGGGCCACCGGCGACGACGGCTTCCCCCAGCTGCACTGGTCGGAGCCGGACGAGGCCGACGCGCTCGTCCCCGACGACCCGGCGCTCGCCCGTCTCCTGCCCCCCGGGAGCGAGGACGACGACGTCGCGGCCGAGCACCGTCGGCTCACCGAGGACTCGGTGCGGCGCTCGAAGGGTGAGCGCCTGCGCCGCGTCTGGTGGGACCTGAGCCGCGGCGAGGACGAGATCCGCGTGCCCGACGACCGCGCCATGGTCTGGGCCGGCGCCCTCACCGACGTCCGCCTCGTGCTCGCCCAGCGGCTCGGCGTCGAGGACGCGGAGGCCGCGGAGCGCCTGCAGGAGGTCGCGGCGTCGGGGGACGACGAGGTCTCGCGCGCGCTCGCCTCCCTCTACCTGGCGCTGTCCTGGCTGCAGGAGTCGCTCCTCGAGGCGATGCTCTCCGAGCTGCCCGACACCGCCTGA
- the clpS gene encoding ATP-dependent Clp protease adapter ClpS produces MPLLGSIAPARAAVAPPETREQPVAAADVRPAPAWRTVVWDDPVNLMSYVTYVFRTHFGFSREKAEELMLQVHHAGRAVVAEGGRERMEAHVEALHTYGLWATLEKDTA; encoded by the coding sequence ATGCCGCTGCTCGGATCGATCGCGCCCGCCCGGGCCGCCGTCGCGCCCCCCGAGACGCGTGAGCAGCCCGTCGCGGCGGCCGACGTCCGGCCGGCGCCCGCGTGGCGCACCGTCGTCTGGGACGACCCGGTCAACCTCATGAGCTACGTGACCTACGTGTTCCGCACCCACTTCGGCTTCTCGCGCGAGAAGGCGGAGGAGCTGATGCTCCAGGTCCACCACGCGGGCCGCGCCGTCGTCGCCGAGGGCGGGCGCGAGCGCATGGAGGCCCACGTCGAGGCCCTGCACACCTACGGCCTGTGGGCCACCCTCGAGAAGGACACCGCCTGA
- a CDS encoding S-layer homology domain-containing protein produces the protein MPATPELPARRPRRRLLTSLVTAVALLLPVLAAPAASAAPRTLTNVQLEWTGSAAVQKAPPVGGSNYLSAGVSNGEQADYRVGSGSALVLHRSAAGQVSVPTWSTRAATAPVAGASQVARLNGGTAVIADDGSAVVTFTGSFSVNMYGGMVPFTIVDPQVTIAANGTGELVADLVGYASTMANPVKVPLAPVADVTIATFSGVSLNPAGRTTITPRYEGERVTVPAGTTQQNRQVAGWGSWPQEFVDFQVATGLSSYWYSSGGAADPDKKPLPFTLNTAPTETTVFRDVPQGTQFFTEIGWLAMARVSTGYEVSEGAHEYRPLAPVARDAMAAFLYRLQGSPPVTLPARSPFRDVPTTNQFYKEIVWLSQRGISTGWDVGGGVKEFRPLVPVARDAMAAFLYRYANPGTTPPPATSTFLDVQTTTQFSREIAWLASQGISTGWAVPGGTQFRPLDPVNRDAMAAFLHRLTH, from the coding sequence ATGCCCGCCACGCCCGAGCTCCCGGCCCGCCGCCCCCGGCGCCGCCTGCTCACCAGCCTCGTCACCGCCGTCGCCCTGCTCCTTCCCGTCCTCGCGGCCCCCGCCGCGAGCGCCGCGCCGCGCACGCTGACGAACGTCCAGCTCGAGTGGACGGGATCGGCCGCGGTGCAGAAGGCGCCGCCCGTCGGCGGCTCCAACTACCTCTCCGCCGGGGTCTCCAACGGAGAGCAGGCCGACTACCGCGTCGGCAGCGGCTCGGCGCTCGTGCTCCACCGCTCGGCCGCCGGTCAGGTGAGCGTGCCGACGTGGAGCACGCGCGCGGCCACCGCCCCGGTGGCGGGCGCCAGCCAGGTCGCCCGCCTCAACGGCGGAACCGCGGTGATCGCCGACGACGGGAGCGCCGTCGTCACGTTCACCGGGTCCTTCAGCGTCAACATGTACGGCGGGATGGTCCCGTTCACGATCGTCGACCCGCAGGTGACGATCGCCGCGAACGGGACGGGCGAGCTCGTCGCCGACCTCGTGGGGTACGCCTCGACCATGGCGAACCCCGTGAAGGTTCCGCTGGCCCCGGTCGCCGACGTCACGATCGCGACGTTCTCCGGCGTCTCGCTCAACCCGGCCGGGAGGACGACGATCACGCCGCGCTACGAGGGCGAGCGCGTGACCGTCCCCGCGGGGACGACCCAGCAGAACCGGCAGGTCGCCGGCTGGGGCTCCTGGCCCCAGGAGTTCGTCGACTTCCAGGTCGCCACCGGCCTCAGCTCCTACTGGTACTCCTCCGGCGGGGCGGCCGACCCCGACAAGAAGCCGCTCCCGTTCACGCTGAACACCGCCCCGACCGAGACGACGGTCTTCCGCGACGTCCCGCAGGGCACGCAGTTCTTCACCGAGATCGGCTGGCTGGCGATGGCCCGGGTCTCCACGGGCTACGAGGTGTCCGAGGGCGCCCACGAGTACCGGCCCCTCGCCCCCGTGGCGCGCGACGCGATGGCCGCCTTCCTCTACCGCCTCCAGGGCTCACCGCCCGTGACGCTGCCCGCGAGGTCGCCGTTCCGCGACGTCCCGACCACCAACCAGTTCTACAAGGAGATCGTCTGGCTCTCCCAGCGGGGCATCTCCACCGGCTGGGACGTCGGCGGGGGCGTGAAGGAGTTCCGCCCCCTGGTGCCCGTCGCCCGCGACGCGATGGCCGCCTTCCTCTACCGGTACGCGAACCCCGGCACCACCCCGCCGCCGGCGACCTCGACCTTCCTGGACGTCCAGACCACCACGCAGTTCTCCCGCGAGATCGCCTGGCTGGCGTCGCAGGGCATCTCCACCGGCTGGGCGGTGCCCGGCGGCACGCAGTTCCGGCCGCTCGATCCGGTCAACCGCGACGCGATGGCCGCGTTCCTCCACCGCCTCACGCACTAG
- a CDS encoding FAD-dependent oxidoreductase has translation MSLASDDVDFDAVVVGAGPAGSLAALRLAQRGLSVVLIERGEAPGAKNLSGGVLYPYELATAIPTFAAQAPVERTVTRHVTTFLQADSAVSLDYAGDHLASPVATADTAAPNAVTVLRARLDPWLAARAEEAGAFLMPGVKVDALERDAGGAVVGVRAGEEVLRSRVVVAADGVNSFLARDAGLRPKPPAHHLAVGVKAVLAMEPGRIADRFGVDDAGGAAHAVVGDATAGVAGGGFVYTNRDSLSVGLVLRLDDLVRSGRTAHELFERFLAHPGLRRYLAGAEAVEYGSHLVAEGGLAMVGEVVHDGLVLTGDAAGLTINSGLVLRGMDLAVASGIAAGDAVADAIEAGDVTRTGLERYRTALEATTAMADLRTYERAPAFFSRRGPYGPWGRTAADVLRAAYTLDGAPRRPVRTLVRDALRRSDASPTTWAQDAWAAVRSL, from the coding sequence ATGTCCCTGGCCAGCGACGACGTCGACTTCGACGCCGTCGTCGTGGGCGCAGGTCCGGCCGGCAGCCTCGCGGCCCTGCGCCTGGCGCAGCGCGGGCTCTCCGTCGTCCTGATCGAGCGCGGCGAGGCGCCCGGCGCCAAGAACCTCTCCGGCGGCGTCCTCTACCCCTACGAGCTCGCGACGGCGATCCCCACCTTTGCCGCGCAGGCCCCCGTCGAGCGCACGGTCACCCGCCACGTGACCACGTTCCTCCAGGCCGACTCTGCCGTCAGCCTCGACTACGCGGGCGACCACCTCGCCTCGCCCGTCGCCACCGCCGACACCGCCGCCCCCAACGCCGTCACCGTCCTGCGCGCCCGCCTCGACCCGTGGCTCGCCGCCCGCGCGGAGGAGGCCGGGGCCTTCCTCATGCCCGGCGTGAAGGTCGACGCCCTCGAGCGGGACGCGGGCGGCGCCGTCGTCGGCGTCCGGGCGGGCGAGGAGGTGCTGCGCTCCCGCGTGGTGGTCGCGGCCGACGGCGTGAACTCCTTCCTCGCGCGCGACGCCGGACTGCGCCCCAAACCGCCCGCGCACCACCTCGCCGTCGGGGTCAAGGCGGTCCTCGCGATGGAGCCGGGCCGGATCGCCGACCGGTTCGGTGTCGACGACGCGGGTGGCGCCGCGCACGCCGTGGTCGGCGACGCGACGGCGGGGGTCGCCGGCGGCGGCTTCGTCTACACCAACCGCGACTCGCTCTCGGTCGGGCTCGTGCTGCGGCTGGACGACCTCGTGAGGTCGGGCCGGACCGCCCACGAGCTCTTCGAGCGCTTCCTCGCCCACCCGGGCCTGCGCCGCTACCTGGCCGGCGCCGAGGCCGTGGAGTACGGCTCGCACCTCGTGGCCGAGGGCGGCCTGGCGATGGTCGGCGAGGTGGTCCATGACGGCCTCGTGCTCACCGGCGACGCCGCCGGCCTGACGATCAACTCCGGCCTCGTGCTGCGCGGCATGGACCTCGCGGTGGCGTCCGGGATCGCGGCGGGCGACGCCGTCGCCGACGCGATCGAGGCCGGCGACGTCACCCGGACCGGGCTCGAGCGCTACCGCACCGCGCTGGAGGCGACGACGGCGATGGCCGACCTGCGCACGTACGAGCGCGCCCCGGCGTTCTTCTCGCGCCGCGGCCCGTACGGGCCGTGGGGCCGGACGGCGGCGGACGTGCTGCGCGCCGCCTACACGCTCGACGGCGCCCCGCGCCGCCCGGTGCGCACCCTCGTGAGGGACGCGCTGCGCCGCTCCGACGCGTCCCCGACGACGTGGGCGCAGGACGCGTGGGCGGCGGTGAGGTCGCTGTGA
- a CDS encoding ferredoxin family protein, with protein MTRPPVSARLGTTRFVTDTIRHIDPSQLRAGSPAARAVIAVCPAGVYREHGEDVVADDAACLECGACLAVVEEGLRWTYPRGGQGVSFRQG; from the coding sequence GTGACCCGGCCACCGGTCTCCGCCCGCCTGGGCACCACGCGGTTCGTCACCGACACGATCCGTCACATCGACCCCTCGCAGCTGCGGGCAGGCAGCCCGGCCGCCCGCGCCGTCATCGCCGTCTGCCCGGCCGGCGTCTACCGCGAGCACGGGGAGGACGTCGTGGCCGACGACGCGGCCTGCCTCGAGTGCGGCGCGTGCCTCGCCGTCGTCGAGGAGGGCCTGCGCTGGACCTACCCCCGCGGCGGCCAGGGCGTGAGCTTCCGCCAGGGCTGA
- a CDS encoding nicotinate phosphoribosyltransferase, producing MTTSASTALLTDRYELTMIDAALADGTADRRCVFEVFARRLPTGRRYGVLAGTGRLLEAIADFRFGEQELDWLREQSVVSEQTLAYLADYRFRGSITGYAEGELYFPGSPLLVVDATFADGVILETLILSILNYDSAVAAAASRMTSAAGDRPCLEMGSRRAHEAAAVAAARATAVAGFSATSNLEAGRRYGLRTIGTAAHAFTLLHDDERSAFVSQVASAGPGTTLLVDTYDVEQGVITAVDAAGTALGAVRLDSGDLLTVAREVREQLDGLGATGTRIVVSSDLDEYAIAALAVAPVDSYGVGTSVVTGSGAPTCGMVYKLVLREGSDGHMHAVAKASAGGKSSVGGHKVAGRRIEHGLATEEVVVLSPDSDVPALHQIAEVDELRPLHVPLVVDGVVDPTYTGAEGVRRAAERHAASRLELPRAAWRLSAGDAAIPTEIITV from the coding sequence ATGACCACCAGCGCGAGCACCGCTCTGCTCACCGACCGCTACGAGCTCACGATGATCGACGCGGCGCTCGCCGACGGCACCGCCGACCGCCGCTGCGTCTTCGAGGTGTTCGCCCGCCGCCTCCCGACGGGTCGGCGCTACGGCGTGCTGGCCGGCACGGGCCGGCTGCTCGAGGCCATCGCCGACTTCCGCTTCGGGGAGCAGGAGCTCGACTGGCTGCGCGAGCAGTCCGTCGTCAGCGAGCAGACCCTCGCCTACCTGGCCGACTACCGCTTCCGCGGCAGCATCACCGGCTACGCCGAGGGCGAGCTGTACTTCCCCGGCTCCCCCCTGCTCGTGGTCGACGCCACGTTCGCCGACGGGGTCATCCTCGAGACCCTGATCCTGTCGATCCTCAACTACGACTCCGCCGTCGCGGCCGCCGCGTCCCGGATGACGTCAGCCGCCGGGGACCGGCCGTGCCTGGAGATGGGATCGCGCCGCGCCCACGAGGCCGCGGCCGTCGCCGCCGCCCGCGCGACCGCCGTCGCCGGCTTCTCCGCGACCTCCAACCTCGAGGCCGGCCGCCGCTACGGCCTGCGGACCATCGGCACGGCCGCGCACGCGTTCACGCTGCTGCACGACGACGAGCGCTCGGCCTTCGTCTCGCAGGTCGCCTCCGCAGGGCCCGGGACGACCCTGCTGGTGGACACCTACGACGTCGAGCAGGGCGTCATCACCGCGGTCGACGCCGCCGGGACCGCGCTCGGCGCCGTACGCCTCGACTCGGGCGACCTGCTCACGGTGGCCCGCGAGGTGCGCGAGCAGCTCGACGGCCTCGGCGCGACGGGCACGAGGATCGTCGTGTCCTCGGACCTGGACGAGTACGCGATCGCGGCGCTCGCCGTCGCCCCCGTCGACTCCTACGGCGTCGGCACCTCGGTCGTCACCGGCTCGGGCGCCCCGACGTGCGGCATGGTCTACAAGCTCGTGCTGCGCGAGGGGAGCGACGGCCACATGCACGCCGTCGCCAAGGCGTCGGCGGGCGGGAAGTCGAGCGTCGGCGGGCACAAGGTCGCCGGACGCCGGATCGAGCACGGCCTGGCGACGGAGGAGGTCGTGGTCCTCTCCCCCGACTCCGACGTCCCCGCGCTGCACCAGATCGCCGAGGTCGACGAGCTCCGGCCGCTGCACGTCCCGCTCGTCGTGGACGGCGTCGTGGACCCGACGTACACCGGTGCCGAGGGCGTGCGCCGCGCCGCGGAGCGGCACGCCGCGTCGCGCCTCGAGCTGCCTCGGGCGGCCTGGCGCCTGTCGGCGGGCGACGCCGCGATCCCGACCGAGATCATCACGGTCTGA
- a CDS encoding ChuX/HutX family heme-like substrate-binding protein produces the protein MADSCGCGGGLAPSCGRRGFSDLQLLEDLSPGGLSPLATDVAALCDHLQLLEGATAITSGHGAALAATGRYGAPSTVGGALAQPGVTLRYLPGTVTTALRVEPRPSVHLSQPVAASVDLFDGGGRRVHQARLAAPEDLRLLDSVGPPTAGTADATAVAPPTPVLARPGLDDQIDLVDSHLTDAGGARLRTLLGHDGGHARPVDPQRLEAVVAGVAELGLRPTFTVTSGIQQSHTGRVEAIGHAGRTLRLRSGGAVLAVSSTSVHRMWVTTAQGPHGPTSAVELFDAEGRALVLITLTGHHPVPAHRAWEELLIAQQ, from the coding sequence GTGGCGGACAGCTGTGGGTGCGGGGGCGGACTCGCCCCCTCGTGCGGGCGCCGTGGTTTCAGCGACCTCCAGCTCCTCGAGGACCTCTCCCCCGGCGGCCTGAGCCCCCTTGCGACCGACGTGGCGGCGCTGTGCGACCACCTGCAGCTGCTCGAGGGCGCGACGGCGATCACCAGCGGTCACGGTGCTGCGCTGGCCGCGACCGGTCGGTACGGCGCCCCGAGCACCGTCGGCGGGGCGCTCGCCCAGCCCGGTGTGACGCTGCGGTACCTGCCGGGCACCGTGACGACAGCGTTGCGCGTCGAACCACGCCCGTCGGTCCACCTCTCCCAGCCCGTCGCCGCCTCCGTGGACCTGTTCGACGGCGGTGGGCGCCGCGTTCACCAGGCCCGCCTGGCCGCGCCCGAGGACCTCCGGCTGCTCGACTCGGTCGGCCCGCCGACCGCCGGGACGGCCGACGCCACCGCCGTCGCGCCCCCCACCCCCGTCCTCGCCCGCCCCGGGCTGGACGACCAGATCGATCTCGTCGACTCCCACCTCACCGACGCCGGCGGCGCGCGCCTGCGCACGCTGCTGGGGCACGACGGCGGCCACGCCCGCCCCGTCGACCCGCAGCGGCTCGAGGCCGTCGTGGCGGGCGTGGCCGAGCTGGGTCTGCGCCCCACGTTCACGGTGACCTCGGGGATCCAGCAGTCGCACACCGGTCGAGTCGAGGCGATCGGGCACGCCGGCCGCACGCTCCGGCTGCGCTCGGGCGGGGCCGTCCTCGCCGTCTCCAGCACGTCGGTGCACCGGATGTGGGTCACGACGGCGCAGGGCCCGCACGGTCCGACGTCCGCCGTCGAGCTGTTCGACGCCGAGGGCCGCGCCCTCGTGCTGATCACCCTGACCGGGCACCACCCCGTCCCCGCGCACCGCGCGTGGGAGGAGCTCCTGATCGCCCAGCAGTAG
- a CDS encoding DEAD/DEAH box helicase, whose amino-acid sequence MSALRRAGDEGGAASHQAEPDLFDALRPAAPPLPSTPSPSAAEHLSPAFPARAAWGTAGNLRAWQAAALEAYGERNPRDFLAVATPGAGKTTFALRVATELLARKIVTRIAVVAPTEHLKTQWADAAARVGIAIDPTFRNAQQRHGSHFNGVALTYAQVAANPELHHARTRSAPTLVILDEVHHAGDALSWGDGVRYAFEPAARRLSLTGTPFRSDTAPIPFISYEPDSDGVRRSSADYTYGYGDALRDGVVRPVMFLAYSGQMRWRTSAGDEVSARLGEPLTKDMIGQAWRTALAPDGEWIPAVLRAADTRLSEVRRSVPDAGGLVIATDQTVARAYAAQLRAITGEPAVVVLSDDDGASSRIEEYAQGRQRWMVAVRMVSEGVDVPRLSVGVYATATATPLFFAQAVGRFVRARRRGETASVFLPSVPVLLGLAGELEVERDHALDRPSKEVGPDGEMLDDAALAEANREEKASSDLDGPGFQALEAQASFDHVLFDGGQFGTGGDIGGEVESDFLAIPGLMETDEMASALRARQASHMRSGHGRAGEATGAVGVAEAAPDVVDHRELTRLRKELNQLVSAWARRSSTPHGVVHSRLRQHSGGPEVPLANAEQLRSRIAQVRNWFVGKS is encoded by the coding sequence GTGAGCGCGCTCCGGCGCGCGGGTGACGAAGGCGGTGCAGCGTCGCACCAGGCCGAGCCCGACCTCTTCGACGCCCTCCGCCCCGCCGCACCACCTCTCCCCAGCACCCCGTCGCCGTCGGCGGCCGAGCACCTCTCCCCGGCCTTCCCGGCGCGCGCCGCGTGGGGGACCGCGGGCAACCTGCGGGCCTGGCAGGCCGCCGCGCTGGAGGCGTACGGCGAGCGGAACCCGCGCGACTTCCTCGCCGTCGCCACCCCGGGCGCCGGCAAGACGACCTTCGCGCTCCGCGTGGCCACCGAGCTGCTCGCGCGCAAGATCGTCACGCGCATCGCCGTCGTCGCGCCGACCGAGCACCTCAAGACCCAGTGGGCCGACGCGGCCGCCCGCGTCGGCATCGCGATCGACCCGACCTTCCGCAACGCGCAGCAGCGGCACGGCTCGCACTTCAACGGCGTGGCGTTGACGTACGCCCAGGTGGCGGCCAACCCGGAGCTCCACCACGCCCGTACCAGGTCCGCCCCGACGCTCGTGATCCTGGACGAGGTGCACCACGCCGGCGACGCTCTGAGCTGGGGCGACGGCGTCCGGTACGCCTTCGAGCCCGCGGCGCGGCGGCTGTCGCTGACCGGGACCCCGTTCCGCTCCGACACGGCGCCGATCCCGTTCATCAGCTACGAGCCCGACTCCGACGGCGTGCGCCGCTCGAGCGCGGACTACACGTACGGCTACGGCGACGCGCTGCGCGACGGCGTCGTGCGTCCCGTGATGTTCCTCGCCTACTCCGGCCAGATGCGGTGGCGCACCAGCGCCGGCGACGAGGTCAGCGCCCGCCTGGGTGAGCCCCTGACGAAGGACATGATCGGCCAGGCCTGGCGCACCGCGCTGGCGCCCGACGGCGAGTGGATCCCCGCGGTCCTGCGGGCCGCGGACACCCGCCTGTCGGAGGTGCGCCGCTCGGTGCCCGACGCCGGTGGCCTCGTCATCGCGACGGACCAGACCGTGGCGCGCGCCTACGCCGCCCAGCTGCGCGCGATCACGGGGGAACCCGCCGTCGTCGTGCTGTCGGACGACGACGGGGCCTCGAGCCGCATCGAGGAGTACGCCCAGGGGCGCCAGCGCTGGATGGTCGCCGTCCGCATGGTGTCCGAGGGCGTGGACGTGCCGCGGCTGTCGGTGGGCGTCTACGCGACGGCCACGGCGACGCCGCTGTTCTTCGCCCAGGCCGTCGGCCGGTTCGTGCGGGCCCGACGCCGCGGTGAGACCGCGTCGGTCTTCCTGCCCAGCGTGCCCGTGCTGCTCGGCCTGGCCGGCGAGCTCGAGGTCGAGCGCGACCACGCGCTGGACCGCCCGAGCAAGGAGGTCGGGCCCGACGGCGAGATGCTCGACGACGCCGCGCTCGCCGAGGCCAACCGCGAGGAGAAGGCGTCCAGCGACCTCGACGGCCCCGGCTTCCAGGCGCTCGAGGCTCAGGCCTCCTTCGACCACGTCCTGTTCGACGGCGGCCAGTTCGGCACCGGCGGCGACATCGGCGGCGAGGTCGAGTCCGACTTCCTCGCGATCCCCGGTCTCATGGAGACGGACGAGATGGCCTCGGCGCTGCGCGCCCGGCAGGCGTCCCACATGCGTTCCGGTCACGGACGTGCGGGGGAGGCCACCGGCGCGGTGGGCGTGGCCGAGGCGGCGCCCGACGTCGTCGACCACCGCGAGCTCACGCGGCTGCGCAAGGAGCTCAACCAGCTCGTCTCGGCGTGGGCCCGCCGGTCCAGCACGCCGCACGGCGTCGTGCACTCGCGGCTGCGCCAGCACTCGGGCGGGCCCGAGGTGCCGCTCGCGAACGCGGAGCAGCTCCGCTCGCGCATCGCGCAGGTGCGCAACTGGTTCGTCGGGAAGTCCTAG
- a CDS encoding DUF3039 domain-containing protein, with amino-acid sequence MSEPLPPSAPDAPSGPGTQGSTSTLERHETRRQTQPGDNERYAHYVPKDRILASAMSGEPVIALCGKIWLPTRDPSRFPVCPACKEIYAGMHGGSGDSGGSDGSGGSGSGGQDA; translated from the coding sequence ATGAGCGAGCCCCTTCCCCCCAGCGCCCCCGACGCTCCGTCGGGGCCTGGTACCCAGGGCTCCACCAGCACCCTCGAGCGCCACGAGACCCGGCGCCAGACCCAGCCGGGCGACAACGAGCGCTACGCGCACTACGTGCCCAAGGACCGCATCCTCGCCTCGGCCATGTCGGGCGAGCCCGTGATCGCCCTCTGCGGCAAGATCTGGCTCCCGACGCGCGACCCCAGCCGGTTCCCGGTGTGCCCCGCCTGCAAGGAGATCTACGCGGGCATGCACGGGGGATCGGGCGACTCCGGCGGTTCTGACGGCTCGGGTGGTTCCGGGTCCGGCGGACAGGACGCGTGA